A stretch of the uncultured Trichococcus sp. genome encodes the following:
- a CDS encoding tyrosine-type recombinase/integrase, which translates to MASFKKLATGWQYRISYKDGEKYRTKSGNGYPTKKDAQIAAAEIEQKLQKGLDIKAGDTLFLDYYSKWVDTYKMGKFSFESDRNYQTAINLVKVHFPGLRLKDISKQVYQAFINDYAQTHSKATVRKIHNKIAPCLREAFRSGDIAKDVAYKIQITGTDGKKEVDKYLSEAETMKLLDALMQDLHLYYSARYMCLLQLATGARVGEIMALTYDSLDFKKNTLTINKSWDYKSAHGFKPTKNKENRTIGVDSRTMALIKPYYDEVKKASLKSRFNNPHRLVFVSMNGDPITVDAVNKSLRKACTRAGIPTITSHGLRHTHASILLLHHLDLHYVSERLGHKSQITTASIYAHVLKETKERGDERAAEITGSLYADAK; encoded by the coding sequence ATGGCAAGTTTTAAGAAATTAGCTACCGGATGGCAGTATCGGATCTCCTACAAAGATGGAGAGAAATATCGTACAAAATCAGGCAATGGTTATCCAACAAAAAAGGATGCTCAGATAGCGGCTGCTGAAATCGAGCAGAAGCTACAGAAGGGTCTGGACATCAAAGCCGGCGATACCCTCTTTTTGGATTACTATTCGAAATGGGTCGATACCTACAAGATGGGAAAGTTTAGCTTTGAGTCCGATCGGAATTATCAGACGGCCATCAACCTTGTCAAAGTACATTTCCCCGGCCTGCGGCTGAAGGACATCTCAAAACAAGTGTACCAGGCATTTATAAACGATTACGCGCAGACGCATTCCAAGGCCACTGTGCGCAAGATTCATAATAAGATAGCTCCTTGCCTACGTGAAGCTTTCCGGAGCGGAGACATCGCCAAGGATGTAGCCTATAAGATACAGATCACCGGAACCGATGGCAAAAAGGAAGTCGACAAGTATTTGAGTGAGGCTGAAACAATGAAGTTGCTGGATGCGCTGATGCAAGACCTGCACCTGTACTACTCGGCCCGATACATGTGTCTCCTGCAGCTTGCTACTGGTGCACGTGTCGGCGAGATCATGGCGCTGACATATGATTCGCTGGACTTCAAGAAAAACACGCTCACGATCAATAAATCATGGGATTACAAGAGCGCTCACGGGTTTAAACCGACTAAAAACAAAGAAAATAGAACGATTGGCGTCGATTCGAGAACGATGGCGCTGATTAAGCCCTATTATGACGAAGTGAAGAAGGCATCGCTCAAGAGTCGCTTTAACAATCCGCATCGGCTTGTCTTTGTCAGCATGAACGGAGATCCGATCACGGTAGACGCGGTGAACAAGAGTCTCCGGAAGGCATGCACCAGGGCCGGCATCCCGACCATCACCAGCCACGGTCTCAGGCATACGCACGCATCCATCCTCTTGCTGCATCATCTCGATCTGCATTATGTGTCGGAGCGTCTTGGCCATAAGTCACAGATTACCACCGCATCCATCTATGCGCACGTTCTGAAGGAGACGAAGGAACGCGGCGACGAACGCGCGGCAGAAATCACTGGCAGTTTATACGCCGATGCAAAATAA
- a CDS encoding exonuclease domain-containing protein, with translation MNAKKTILIILSKASAVISGLFGLLFALAGIDMLNENMVGAIFSLAIAGTFGFVAISLLKYSKKTVIDKSAKINKSDEHEYDIQKIIVTQEQRIQEEIHEPNENGNYEYDALMIDFETATEQNNSACSIGLALINGTEIVKTESYLIQPPKNEYRTANINVHSITPTDTENEPFFDEIWEKIKHYFQSSEYITAYNARFDMSVLKCTLELYGIDDIDFEYFDSIPFSSKVCGGSNRKLNQRCETLGIDLDNHHDALADTVAAAEVIIKCMELKNVKSVQKYLSKYTSISIKSFSDLEPTRNFGKSKFAKSDLNMINEIENDEDAEQHELFGKNIVFTGNFSEHKEVLEAMASKKGAIVKGNVSGKTDIVVTGEVDLKVSPSGITTKERKARELNENGKNITLIDELGFRSFYSE, from the coding sequence ATGAACGCGAAAAAAACAATACTAATAATTTTAAGCAAGGCTTCAGCTGTTATTTCTGGTTTATTCGGCCTGCTATTTGCCCTCGCTGGCATAGACATGCTAAACGAGAATATGGTAGGCGCTATATTTTCTTTAGCGATAGCCGGAACTTTTGGATTTGTGGCAATCTCCCTTTTAAAATATTCCAAAAAAACAGTAATAGATAAATCTGCAAAAATAAATAAATCTGACGAACATGAATATGATATTCAGAAAATAATAGTTACTCAAGAGCAACGCATTCAAGAGGAAATACATGAACCGAACGAAAATGGAAATTATGAATACGATGCGCTTATGATCGACTTCGAAACTGCGACAGAGCAAAATAACAGCGCATGCTCAATCGGCCTAGCTTTAATAAACGGTACGGAAATAGTTAAAACTGAATCGTACCTCATCCAGCCGCCGAAAAACGAATATCGGACAGCGAATATAAACGTACACTCAATTACTCCAACAGATACAGAAAATGAACCATTTTTTGATGAAATATGGGAAAAAATCAAACATTACTTCCAATCATCGGAATACATCACAGCTTACAACGCTCGATTCGATATGTCTGTTCTAAAATGCACACTTGAGCTTTATGGTATAGATGATATCGATTTTGAATATTTCGATTCTATTCCGTTTTCTTCTAAAGTTTGTGGCGGAAGTAATAGAAAACTGAACCAGCGGTGCGAAACTTTGGGAATAGATTTGGACAACCATCACGACGCGTTGGCTGATACAGTAGCGGCGGCCGAAGTCATCATCAAGTGCATGGAATTGAAAAATGTTAAATCGGTTCAAAAGTATTTATCAAAGTACACAAGTATTTCGATTAAGTCGTTTTCTGATTTAGAGCCTACAAGGAACTTCGGTAAGAGTAAGTTCGCTAAATCGGATTTGAATATGATCAATGAAATTGAAAATGATGAAGACGCAGAGCAACATGAACTTTTTGGGAAGAACATTGTTTTTACGGGTAATTTCTCTGAGCATAAAGAGGTTCTGGAGGCTATGGCATCTAAAAAAGGCGCTATTGTCAAGGGGAATGTATCGGGTAAAACAGACATAGTTGTAACCGGTGAGGTTGATTTGAAAGTTTCTCCGTCAGGAATTACCACAAAAGAGAGAAAAGCCAGGGAATTAAACGAAAATGGAAAGAATATAACCTTAATTGATGAGTTAGGCTTTAGAAGTTTTTATTCGGAATAA
- a CDS encoding XRE family transcriptional regulator, with translation MELNKFIGMKIKSFRESRSMTQDELAELLNTTRQSISRYENGERKANQDLLFELASIFKVSLDDFFPVRNLYEQTNITKVTPENMVAIPIIGTIACGDPILADENIIGYRYHLKDRLPKGQTFYLTAKGDSMEPKIPNGSDVLIRLQDDVEDGEIAAVLVNGDSEATLKRVKKQGDIVMLVAENSAYAPYIITENNPARILGKAVGVSFDL, from the coding sequence ATGGAACTAAATAAATTCATTGGAATGAAGATAAAAAGCTTTAGAGAATCAAGGAGCATGACTCAGGATGAACTTGCAGAATTATTGAATACAACCAGGCAATCTATAAGTAGATATGAAAATGGAGAAAGAAAAGCTAATCAAGATTTACTTTTTGAGCTTGCATCGATTTTCAAGGTATCTTTAGATGATTTCTTTCCGGTGCGAAACTTGTATGAACAGACGAACATAACTAAGGTCACTCCGGAGAATATGGTGGCGATACCAATTATCGGTACAATTGCATGCGGAGATCCTATATTGGCAGACGAAAATATTATAGGGTATCGGTATCATTTGAAGGACCGACTGCCAAAAGGACAGACATTCTACTTAACGGCAAAAGGAGATAGTATGGAGCCTAAGATACCGAACGGATCAGATGTTTTGATCAGGCTTCAGGATGATGTCGAAGATGGGGAGATAGCAGCTGTACTTGTTAACGGAGATTCGGAAGCGACGCTCAAGCGCGTTAAAAAGCAAGGGGATATAGTGATGTTGGTAGCGGAGAATAGCGCATATGCACCGTACATAATCACAGAGAATAACCCCGCCAGGATACTTGGCAAGGCTGTCGGAGTTAGTTTTGACTTATAA
- a CDS encoding helix-turn-helix transcriptional regulator: MRKDKLKMTQEEIAAHLGISTLSYRNKEKGKSEFTQDEMFALSKLLGKSIDSIFLPRKHQNGDNGEGAK, from the coding sequence ATGAGGAAAGACAAATTGAAAATGACCCAAGAAGAAATAGCTGCACATCTTGGTATTTCGACATTGTCTTATCGCAACAAAGAAAAAGGGAAAAGCGAATTTACTCAAGACGAGATGTTCGCTTTGTCAAAACTATTAGGCAAAAGCATAGACTCTATTTTTTTGCCAAGGAAGCACCAAAATGGTGACAACGGCGAGGGGGCAAAATAA
- a CDS encoding Rha family transcriptional regulator, with product MNNLVIMKEHKAVTTSLQVAENFNKQHKHVLEAIENKLSSAENSALLKSMFYEDVYQASNGKMNKMYYMNRDGFTFIAFGFTGDRADEFKLKYIQAFNAMESHIKQQMDMSNLSPELQLMANLVNNMARQEMAQKQLETKIDNISDIVSLNTTDWRKDANALINRVVKVAGGTPEAHKETRTAIFKEVDRRAGVQLETRLTNKRRRMADEGASKSKRDGLTKIDVISDDKKLVEIYVAVVKEFAIKYGVYK from the coding sequence ATGAACAACCTGGTAATTATGAAAGAGCACAAAGCAGTTACCACAAGTCTTCAGGTGGCGGAAAATTTCAATAAACAACATAAACATGTTTTGGAGGCAATCGAGAACAAATTGAGTTCAGCCGAAAATTCGGCCCTACTCAAAAGCATGTTTTATGAAGACGTATATCAGGCTTCAAACGGGAAAATGAACAAAATGTATTACATGAATCGAGATGGATTCACTTTCATCGCTTTCGGATTTACGGGTGATAGAGCAGATGAATTTAAGTTGAAGTACATACAGGCGTTTAACGCAATGGAGAGTCACATCAAGCAACAGATGGACATGTCAAACCTAAGCCCGGAACTGCAGCTGATGGCTAACCTGGTGAACAACATGGCCAGGCAGGAAATGGCCCAGAAGCAACTTGAAACGAAGATCGATAATATATCCGATATCGTCTCTCTCAATACAACTGACTGGCGCAAGGATGCAAACGCGCTGATCAATAGAGTGGTAAAAGTCGCCGGCGGAACTCCTGAAGCACACAAAGAGACCAGGACTGCTATCTTCAAAGAGGTTGACCGCCGCGCTGGTGTGCAGCTGGAAACGAGGCTCACAAACAAGCGTCGTCGTATGGCCGATGAAGGTGCCAGCAAGTCGAAGCGCGACGGCCTTACGAAGATTGATGTAATTTCCGATGACAAGAAGCTCGTTGAGATTTACGTTGCTGTCGTGAAAGAATTCGCTATTAAGTATGGGGTATACAAATGA
- a CDS encoding DUF771 domain-containing protein: protein MINSLETKVVITIPEELVLVEKAEYQKLVDERDQGKIEDLKWFKQQVGIENLSLLKERILNPYRKELEKFVKYPENNGAHWKFHKAKTKKWIDENFDKVVGR, encoded by the coding sequence GTGATCAATTCACTTGAAACAAAAGTAGTGATCACTATCCCTGAGGAGCTGGTCCTGGTCGAAAAGGCGGAATATCAAAAGCTTGTGGACGAGAGAGACCAGGGCAAGATAGAGGACCTGAAGTGGTTCAAGCAGCAGGTAGGCATCGAGAACTTGTCTCTCCTGAAGGAGCGCATCCTCAACCCGTACCGGAAGGAGCTTGAAAAGTTCGTGAAGTACCCGGAGAACAACGGTGCCCATTGGAAATTCCATAAGGCAAAAACAAAAAAATGGATCGATGAAAACTTCGACAAGGTAGTCGGGAGGTGA
- a CDS encoding helix-turn-helix domain-containing protein → MDELKGEGILSKGYGIIPKLIMKDKSLSIEAKGIYAYIASYAGSGTTAFPSVDLICGDLNISENRFHKNKKLLIDYGYIEVKRVRDKAGSFGKNVYTIKQTVSPPTLQFEGMVPTLQIPCMDNPSMDIPGMEFEGTNNNSLNINSINNNNMKNNSPDSDDDDDKDNLTNSEKNPSEKNELETARDYMYWKKQFDDNLGANLTKKNYQGIVSWLGIFDEQVVLHALSRAGLRGGKSYHYVNVTLQEWMRLGYECYEDVIDAEINAKYGSF, encoded by the coding sequence GTGGATGAGTTGAAAGGCGAAGGGATTCTTTCGAAAGGCTACGGAATCATTCCGAAGCTCATCATGAAAGACAAATCTTTGAGTATCGAGGCAAAAGGGATCTATGCTTACATCGCTTCCTATGCCGGTTCTGGTACGACCGCTTTCCCATCCGTTGATCTGATCTGTGGTGACCTTAACATAAGCGAAAACAGGTTCCACAAAAACAAGAAATTGCTGATTGACTATGGGTACATTGAAGTTAAAAGGGTGCGAGATAAAGCCGGTTCGTTTGGTAAAAACGTCTATACAATCAAACAAACTGTCAGCCCGCCAACACTTCAATTTGAAGGCATGGTACCAACACTTCAAATCCCATGCATGGATAACCCAAGCATGGATATTCCAGGCATGGAATTTGAAGGCACTAATAATAACAGTCTTAATATTAACAGTATTAATAATAACAACATGAAAAATAACAGCCCAGACAGTGACGACGATGACGACAAAGATAATTTAACTAATAGCGAAAAAAATCCATCAGAGAAAAATGAACTGGAAACAGCCAGAGATTACATGTACTGGAAAAAACAGTTCGATGATAACCTGGGAGCAAATCTGACGAAGAAGAACTACCAAGGCATTGTCTCCTGGTTGGGAATATTCGACGAACAAGTGGTGTTACATGCATTAAGTCGAGCGGGATTAAGGGGCGGTAAATCTTATCATTATGTAAACGTGACGCTGCAGGAATGGATGCGTCTTGGATATGAGTGCTATGAAGATGTCATCGATGCTGAGATAAATGCAAAATATGGGAGTTTTTGA
- a CDS encoding putative HNHc nuclease: MNRRQKKKAIYKILAKAEKEIAEDASRLAQTNDDGSVNRLAEVLARRTNAFGQTEMIIRMDASIPEHLFDRLVDADGDLFGEFRLFDSRVITAKQRKYINALCRDIKEYTGDESIDQVREDRKREFMELHQIPYFSTSELQANCSVEVASKFISYIVDFCLDNDIGLAESPLNYVDDIKHYLIKCLWTRKCALCGKKGQVHHVDAVGAGRNRKKIDHTKHHLMCLCIGCHEESHKIGQQTFMRKHHVVGVIMNQEQYEKLNYKG, from the coding sequence ATGAATAGACGGCAAAAAAAGAAGGCTATCTACAAAATTCTGGCCAAAGCCGAAAAAGAAATTGCCGAGGATGCATCCAGACTGGCCCAAACCAATGACGACGGAAGTGTTAATCGACTTGCTGAAGTTCTGGCCAGAAGGACGAACGCCTTTGGACAAACGGAAATGATCATACGCATGGATGCATCCATCCCGGAACATCTATTTGATCGACTGGTGGATGCAGATGGCGATTTGTTCGGAGAGTTCCGACTATTCGACAGCCGGGTAATCACCGCGAAGCAGCGTAAATACATAAACGCTCTATGCCGGGACATCAAAGAGTACACCGGAGACGAGAGCATAGACCAGGTGCGAGAGGACCGGAAACGGGAATTCATGGAACTGCATCAGATCCCGTACTTCAGCACATCGGAACTGCAGGCGAACTGCTCCGTAGAGGTAGCAAGCAAGTTTATCTCTTATATCGTCGATTTTTGCCTCGACAACGATATCGGTTTGGCAGAATCTCCGCTCAATTACGTTGATGACATCAAACATTATCTGATCAAATGCCTATGGACAAGAAAGTGTGCGTTATGCGGGAAAAAAGGTCAGGTCCACCATGTGGATGCAGTAGGGGCTGGGCGTAATAGAAAGAAGATTGATCACACGAAGCATCACTTGATGTGCTTATGCATCGGCTGTCATGAAGAATCACACAAGATAGGTCAGCAAACCTTTATGCGAAAACATCATGTTGTGGGCGTAATTATGAATCAAGAGCAGTACGAAAAACTGAATTACAAGGGGTGA
- the ssb gene encoding single-stranded DNA-binding protein, with protein MINNVVLVGRLTKDIDLKYTASGTAVGSFILAVNRNFTDQNGEKKSDFVNCVIWRKSAENMANFTRKGSLVGITGRIQTRNYDNQQGQRVYITEVVVENFTLLESKQVTEQRPRENTYQNQAPPQQSQQQNNGPLDASKTGDYKYNSFDEFNNTPDPFTNSEPYDINDDDLPF; from the coding sequence ATGATTAACAACGTCGTACTTGTCGGCCGTCTGACGAAGGACATCGATCTAAAATACACAGCCTCCGGAACGGCAGTCGGGTCATTCATCCTGGCGGTTAACCGGAACTTCACCGATCAGAACGGTGAGAAAAAGTCTGATTTCGTGAATTGCGTTATTTGGAGAAAATCGGCTGAAAACATGGCGAATTTCACCAGAAAAGGCTCATTAGTTGGCATTACCGGCCGCATCCAAACAAGGAATTATGATAATCAGCAAGGGCAGCGCGTCTATATCACAGAAGTGGTCGTAGAAAACTTCACGCTCCTCGAGTCAAAACAAGTCACAGAGCAGCGGCCGCGGGAGAACACCTATCAGAACCAGGCGCCACCACAGCAAAGCCAGCAACAAAACAACGGTCCGCTGGATGCATCCAAAACAGGAGATTACAAATACAACTCCTTCGATGAATTCAATAACACGCCGGATCCATTCACAAACAGTGAACCATACGACATCAATGATGATGATCTGCCATTTTAG
- a CDS encoding YopX family protein: protein MKEQQTREIKFRGIREKTGEWVYGYLVKREEPFLHDIISPIGNQSSCTWSIKRGSEGQYTGLVDSTGREIFEYDIVKIINTKRFLGDDYKCYSTVEVIEGHVYVWLSPTINGETKRYGARLLLSGMSKYIDMRGIATYDVEVIGNKIENPELLEVCS from the coding sequence ATGAAAGAGCAACAAACAAGAGAGATTAAATTTCGGGGGATTAGAGAAAAAACCGGAGAATGGGTGTATGGATACCTAGTTAAGAGAGAAGAGCCGTTCCTGCACGATATAATTTCACCTATCGGTAATCAATCATCTTGTACGTGGTCTATAAAAAGAGGTTCAGAAGGACAGTACACAGGTCTGGTAGATAGCACGGGAAGAGAAATATTTGAATATGATATCGTAAAAATTATTAACACTAAAAGATTTTTGGGTGACGATTATAAGTGTTATTCAACTGTCGAGGTGATCGAAGGCCACGTTTATGTATGGTTAAGCCCGACTATTAACGGAGAAACAAAACGTTACGGAGCCAGGTTATTACTCAGCGGAATGTCTAAGTACATTGACATGAGAGGCATTGCTACATACGACGTAGAGGTGATTGGCAATAAAATTGAAAATCCTGAGTTGTTGGAGGTTTGTTCATGA
- a CDS encoding MazG-like family protein yields the protein MITELTARIEEWARERGLDTANPDKQMLKLGEEYGELCQGLAKDHPEQVKDSIGDMYVVLTILSLQLGLDIEDCVMHSYGEIKDRKGKLVNGVYVKESDLII from the coding sequence ATGATCACGGAATTAACAGCACGTATTGAAGAATGGGCAAGAGAACGAGGGTTGGACACTGCTAATCCTGACAAGCAAATGCTTAAGCTAGGCGAGGAGTACGGCGAACTCTGTCAGGGGTTGGCCAAAGACCATCCGGAACAAGTAAAAGACTCCATCGGCGACATGTACGTCGTGCTCACAATCCTGTCGCTACAGCTGGGGCTTGATATCGAAGACTGCGTGATGCATTCGTATGGCGAAATCAAAGACAGAAAAGGAAAGCTTGTAAATGGGGTTTATGTCAAGGAATCCGATTTAATAATCTAA
- a CDS encoding HNH endonuclease, producing MAYKVKNGFYDTKKWLRKRSNVMRRDEYKCKECLRYGKTSEAQMVHHIYPLEHYPQYNLTDINLISLCDSCHGKMHDRNNNTITEMGRYWQDKIKLDLGITDADIIDTFRVVVVWGSPGSGKTTYVKKHMHAGDMVVDLDYIKQAISLQGKTASISNLMPVALDIREHIYDLISKRDIIHTETVWVVAGLPKHEDREYTRRRLRPNDMVHISSSLERCIEQAMNDTDRHDKDLQVKIIRKWHEDFTEPPLI from the coding sequence TTGGCGTACAAGGTGAAGAACGGCTTTTACGATACGAAGAAGTGGCTAAGGAAGCGGTCCAATGTCATGAGGCGTGATGAGTATAAGTGCAAGGAATGTTTAAGGTACGGAAAGACGAGTGAGGCGCAGATGGTGCATCACATCTACCCGTTGGAACACTATCCGCAATACAACTTAACAGACATCAACCTGATCAGTCTATGCGACTCATGCCACGGAAAGATGCATGACCGTAACAACAATACTATTACCGAGATGGGTAGGTATTGGCAGGACAAGATCAAGCTGGACCTGGGCATAACAGATGCAGACATCATCGATACCTTTCGTGTGGTGGTGGTGTGGGGTAGTCCTGGTTCGGGTAAGACAACCTATGTCAAGAAGCACATGCATGCGGGAGACATGGTGGTAGACCTGGACTACATCAAGCAGGCTATCAGTCTGCAGGGAAAGACTGCATCCATCAGTAACCTGATGCCAGTGGCACTAGACATACGCGAACACATCTACGATCTGATCAGCAAGCGTGACATCATCCATACCGAGACGGTGTGGGTCGTTGCTGGTCTGCCGAAGCACGAGGACAGAGAGTACACAAGGAGAAGGCTTAGACCTAATGACATGGTGCACATCTCCTCGAGCTTAGAGCGTTGCATAGAGCAAGCAATGAACGATACAGACCGTCATGACAAGGATCTGCAGGTCAAGATCATACGCAAATGGCATGAAGATTTTACAGAACCCCCCCTCATTTAA
- a CDS encoding P27 family phage terminase small subunit — translation MAGVKTKKQLKSAIVRNMKGVGSYKKEYDQIIDIYAGMMHEYLLFESEFEESEYKITEEYTNKAGATNQRKVPLLTAMESLRKDIITYSDRLKLNPKSLDIEPPKSDVSGSPLDRYLASTK, via the coding sequence TTGGCGGGCGTAAAAACAAAAAAACAGCTAAAGAGCGCGATTGTTCGCAATATGAAAGGAGTTGGATCGTACAAAAAAGAGTATGACCAAATCATAGATATCTATGCCGGAATGATGCATGAATATTTGCTTTTTGAAAGTGAATTTGAGGAGTCGGAGTACAAGATCACAGAGGAGTACACCAATAAAGCGGGGGCGACGAACCAAAGGAAGGTCCCTTTGCTCACTGCGATGGAGTCTTTGAGGAAAGACATCATCACCTATTCCGATCGCTTGAAGCTGAACCCGAAATCATTAGATATAGAGCCACCGAAATCAGATGTTTCCGGTTCACCGCTTGATCGATATCTCGCCTCTACAAAATGA
- a CDS encoding terminase large subunit: MYLTKIDSRNFEVALDYAQSITDGKKVACKENKQAAERFIKDLERDDLEFRQEQFDFVIGLIENTITHQQGEDLLGNPLQGKPLILQPWQIFVIVNLLGFFLPGTNLRRFHESLLMIARKNGKTAFASALGWALSILERKSGSKLYILANSLKQTMESFGFLKYNINTLKDSTIRIRDNNQEHSIAKDFSDGGSFFLQALASDPKRLDSLNSNLLILDEVHTWASAKRYILMKNSQKAYRNKLLIAISTAGDIPNGFLANRLKYCQNVLNGTIVDDEYFIFICKADQDEKGQVLNYTDPAILEMANPSCGVSVSLEDLIRDAELAMNDPQTRGEFLNKTLNVFTNSLKSYFDTNEFRYSDQLYNWSMEELAKLKIDWYGGADLSKLHDLTAAALYGRYNFNGKQIDIVITHAFFPIVAAHDKAEKDAIPLFGWQDDGVLTMSNTPTVSYDDIIDWFKKMKQMGFKIKLVGFDKKFGREFFLGMKRSGFRIVDQPQYFYKKSEGFRRIEAKAKNAELYYVHNQAFEYCVGNVRAIEKTDDMIQYEKIDGDGGTQRIDLFDAAVFGAVQMLEDLSKGASASKWLGAKTDGS; the protein is encoded by the coding sequence ATGTACCTAACAAAAATTGATAGCCGTAATTTTGAGGTGGCTCTGGATTACGCGCAATCAATAACTGATGGAAAAAAAGTAGCTTGTAAAGAAAACAAACAGGCTGCAGAACGTTTTATCAAAGACTTGGAACGCGATGATCTCGAATTCAGGCAGGAGCAATTCGATTTTGTGATCGGCTTGATCGAAAATACAATCACGCACCAGCAAGGCGAGGACCTTTTGGGAAATCCGCTGCAGGGTAAGCCGCTTATTCTGCAGCCCTGGCAAATATTCGTCATAGTCAACTTGCTCGGATTTTTCCTGCCCGGGACGAATCTGAGGCGATTCCACGAGTCACTGCTGATGATCGCTCGGAAGAACGGAAAGACAGCCTTCGCTTCCGCGCTCGGATGGGCCTTGTCTATCCTGGAACGGAAGAGCGGATCAAAACTTTATATCTTGGCCAACAGTTTGAAACAAACAATGGAGTCCTTCGGATTCCTGAAGTACAACATTAACACGTTGAAAGATTCAACAATCCGGATCAGGGACAACAACCAGGAACACTCGATCGCGAAAGATTTCAGCGATGGCGGATCATTCTTTCTGCAGGCGTTGGCATCGGATCCGAAACGTTTAGACTCGTTGAACAGTAACTTGCTGATCCTGGATGAGGTGCATACCTGGGCTTCGGCCAAACGGTATATCCTGATGAAAAACTCGCAGAAAGCCTATCGAAACAAGTTACTCATTGCGATTTCTACTGCCGGAGATATCCCGAACGGATTTTTGGCCAACCGTCTCAAGTATTGTCAGAACGTGCTAAATGGAACGATTGTGGATGATGAGTATTTTATCTTTATCTGCAAAGCGGACCAGGATGAAAAAGGGCAAGTTTTAAACTACACAGATCCGGCCATACTGGAAATGGCAAACCCTTCCTGCGGTGTATCTGTTTCCTTGGAAGACCTGATTAGGGATGCAGAGTTGGCCATGAACGATCCTCAAACGAGAGGGGAGTTCTTGAACAAAACGCTGAACGTCTTCACGAACTCGCTCAAGTCCTACTTTGACACAAATGAGTTCCGATATTCGGATCAGCTGTATAACTGGTCAATGGAAGAGTTGGCCAAACTGAAAATCGATTGGTACGGCGGCGCCGACTTGTCGAAGCTGCATGACTTAACGGCTGCAGCGCTTTACGGTCGATACAATTTCAACGGCAAACAAATCGACATTGTTATCACACACGCGTTCTTCCCGATCGTGGCCGCACATGACAAAGCCGAAAAAGATGCCATCCCACTCTTTGGTTGGCAGGATGATGGCGTGCTGACAATGAGTAACACGCCGACTGTCAGCTATGACGACATTATCGACTGGTTCAAAAAAATGAAACAGATGGGATTCAAAATCAAACTGGTCGGATTCGACAAAAAGTTCGGCCGCGAGTTTTTCCTCGGCATGAAACGCTCCGGCTTCCGGATTGTGGATCAGCCGCAGTATTTTTACAAGAAATCAGAAGGGTTTCGGCGCATTGAGGCGAAAGCCAAGAATGCAGAACTCTACTACGTGCATAACCAAGCATTTGAATATTGCGTCGGAAACGTCCGAGCCATCGAAAAAACGGATGACATGATCCAGTATGAAAAGATTGATGGAGACGGCGGAACGCAACGTATCGACTTATTCGATGCAGCGGTATTCGGGGCTGTCCAGATGCTGGAAGATTTATCGAAAGGTGCCAGCGCAAGCAAGTGGCTAGGTGCTAAAACAGACGGGAGCTGA